The Neobacillus sp. OS1-2 genome includes a window with the following:
- a CDS encoding ATP-binding protein: MVFLDYIFNLSIFSLLVSTPLVIRSFINLKPLKQVHLGVGLYGGIVSVILVMLSFQQAGYSYDIRYAPVILVFAYFGPVSGFLTGIFALISRLFLSGHWSTAIIGWTNIMVVFSLIHLFTKQLTAVKKCMILYGAYLVIYVINVPIIFHVFRDEPFFHLQYLLFVMLGVIVGVLLIESYVKLHRLNNRLSDMYKLVESSESKYRLIAENTSDLIMLMNKEQSISYFSPSHEMVLGFPTSDLEKFELCKIVHPDDVTMFRNSIMRMFEQKESQTMEFRLRHKEGHWIEFESRCMPVRGETEAIENIVLISRDISERKKSEEILLQSEKLSIVGELAAGVAHEIRNPLTTIKGFVQLYKVENSSIEYNDLLLSELERIEAITSELLTLGKPQAVQLDRTNIRELIENTLELLAPQALMNNIQFNLKFEDAPLIVTAEKNQLKQVFLNILKNAIEAMPNGGDVYIHLNKGLLDECVISIQDQGYGIPEELLPRLGEPFYSLKEKGTGLGIMICHKILKQHHGSITYKSQIQQGTTVEIKLPLAS, encoded by the coding sequence TTGGTTTTTTTAGACTACATTTTTAATCTCTCGATATTTTCGCTTTTGGTTAGCACGCCATTAGTCATCCGTTCATTTATCAATCTTAAACCACTGAAACAGGTACATTTGGGAGTTGGATTATACGGAGGAATTGTTTCTGTGATCCTCGTCATGTTATCTTTCCAGCAGGCAGGTTATTCCTACGACATCCGCTATGCCCCGGTTATTTTGGTCTTTGCCTACTTTGGACCTGTTTCAGGATTCCTAACGGGGATCTTCGCATTGATCTCAAGACTTTTTTTAAGTGGTCATTGGAGCACGGCAATTATTGGCTGGACCAACATTATGGTTGTTTTTTCTCTCATCCATTTGTTTACAAAACAGCTTACCGCAGTAAAAAAATGTATGATTTTATATGGGGCATATCTCGTCATCTATGTGATAAATGTACCCATTATTTTTCACGTATTTAGAGATGAACCTTTCTTTCATCTTCAATATCTTTTATTTGTCATGTTAGGCGTCATCGTTGGGGTTCTACTTATTGAATCATATGTGAAGCTGCATCGACTAAATAATCGATTGTCGGACATGTACAAACTGGTAGAATCAAGTGAATCAAAGTATCGCCTCATCGCGGAGAACACATCCGATCTGATCATGCTGATGAATAAGGAGCAGTCGATTAGTTATTTCTCCCCTTCGCATGAGATGGTTTTAGGATTCCCGACCAGTGACCTGGAAAAGTTTGAATTATGTAAGATTGTTCATCCCGACGATGTGACGATGTTTAGAAATTCCATTATGAGGATGTTCGAACAAAAAGAATCACAAACGATGGAATTTCGTTTAAGGCACAAGGAAGGGCATTGGATTGAATTTGAGTCCCGTTGTATGCCCGTTCGGGGAGAAACAGAAGCAATCGAGAACATTGTGCTTATTAGCCGAGATATCTCTGAACGGAAAAAGTCTGAAGAAATTCTTTTGCAATCTGAGAAGCTATCAATTGTTGGGGAACTAGCAGCAGGAGTGGCACATGAAATCCGCAATCCGCTCACAACAATAAAAGGATTTGTCCAACTGTATAAAGTGGAAAATAGTTCGATTGAATATAATGACCTGCTCTTAAGTGAATTAGAACGGATTGAAGCCATTACGAGCGAGCTTCTCACATTAGGGAAACCTCAAGCGGTTCAACTGGACCGAACAAATATTAGGGAGCTAATTGAAAATACACTCGAGCTCCTTGCACCGCAGGCACTTATGAATAACATTCAATTTAACTTGAAATTTGAGGATGCTCCACTTATTGTTACAGCTGAAAAGAATCAATTAAAGCAGGTTTTCCTAAATATATTAAAGAATGCCATCGAGGCGATGCCAAATGGCGGGGACGTTTATATCCATTTGAATAAAGGACTGTTAGATGAGTGCGTGATCTCGATTCAAGATCAAGGCTATGGAATTCCCGAGGAATTGCTTCCTCGATTAGGCGAGCCCTTTTACAGTTTAAAAGAAAAGGGAACAGGGCTTGGTATCATGATCTGCCATAAAATACTCAAACAACACCATGGCAGCATCACCTATAAAAGCCAAATCCAACAAGGAACCACAGTCGAAATTAAACTTCCGTTAGCAAGTTGA
- a CDS encoding TPM domain-containing protein, giving the protein MKVQRVFSFILVFFTFFLGAATALAEDIRIPAPVGDIYVQDFAGVLTETERADLRNLGRSIEDQTTAQVAVLTVDTIGDRAIEEFANEAFRQYGIGSKKENNGVLLVLAMKERVARIEVGYGLEGRIPDGKAGRILDEYAIPYLKNQQPNSAIVETYKALAQEVFAEYGIEGGAQTEPNQSPAVSKDEGGGIPIPSWLIILLVVVVVFLDFRFFGGTLTYLLLSIITRGGGRGGGGSRGGGGGSSGGGGASRGW; this is encoded by the coding sequence ATGAAGGTACAAAGGGTCTTCAGCTTTATTTTGGTGTTTTTCACTTTTTTTCTGGGTGCAGCAACTGCACTTGCTGAGGATATCCGTATTCCTGCTCCGGTAGGAGATATTTATGTACAGGATTTTGCTGGTGTTTTAACCGAAACGGAAAGAGCTGATTTACGCAATTTAGGCAGAAGTATTGAAGATCAAACAACCGCACAGGTTGCTGTATTGACAGTCGACACCATTGGCGACCGAGCGATAGAGGAATTTGCGAACGAGGCGTTTCGGCAATACGGAATCGGCAGCAAAAAGGAAAACAATGGTGTATTGCTTGTTTTAGCAATGAAAGAACGGGTAGCGAGAATTGAAGTGGGCTATGGGCTGGAGGGCAGGATTCCTGATGGAAAGGCCGGCCGAATTCTTGATGAATACGCCATTCCCTATTTGAAAAATCAACAGCCGAATAGCGCGATAGTAGAGACCTATAAGGCTCTTGCACAAGAAGTCTTCGCTGAATATGGTATTGAGGGTGGCGCGCAGACTGAGCCGAATCAAAGTCCTGCGGTATCAAAGGACGAAGGGGGAGGAATTCCGATCCCGTCCTGGCTGATCATTCTACTCGTGGTGGTTGTCGTATTTCTCGACTTTAGGTTCTTTGGCGGTACCCTCACCTACCTGCTCCTCTCTATCATTACCCGTGGTGGCGGCAGAGGTGGGGGAGGTTCCCGCGGTGGCGGGGGCGGATCCTCCGGTGGGGGTGGAGCCAGCCGTGGCTGGTAA
- a CDS encoding DUF3934 domain-containing protein, with amino-acid sequence MSKAKAKAKSGIGRGTGKKGWNRWQAGANKAKSFKPYVSKGVKKSGDTSDTAKND; translated from the coding sequence ATGAGTAAAGCTAAAGCTAAGGCAAAAAGCGGCATTGGTAGAGGAACAGGAAAGAAGGGCTGGAATCGCTGGCAAGCTGGGGCCAATAAAGCAAAGAGTTTCAAACCCTATGTTAGTAAAGGTGTTAAGAAATCAGGAGACACTTCTGACACTGCTAAAAATGATTGA
- a CDS encoding malate:quinone oxidoreductase: protein MNNSETKTDVILIGAGIMSATLGTILKELVPEWEITVFEKLANAGEESSNEWNNAGTGHAALCELNYTVEKPDGSLDISKAININEQFQLSRQFWSYLVNRNLIRNPQDFIMPIPHMSLVQGEQDVAFLKKRFKALSDNPLFKGMEFSEDHDKLIEWIPLIMEGRTLSEPIAATKIDSGTDVNFGALTRMLFDHLEGKNVKINYEHSVEDIKRTDDGSWELKVWNMATGNIERHAAKFVFIGGGGGSLHLLQKTGIPESKHIGGFPVSGIFMVCNDPEVVSQHHAKVYGKAKVGAPPMSVPHLDTRYIDDKKSLLFGPFAGFSPKFLKTGSNMDLITSVKPNNVLTMLAAGAKQMPLTKYLIQQVMLSKEQRMEELREFIPNAKSEDWDLVVAGQRVQVIKDTEAGGKGTLQFGTEVITAADGSIAALLGASPGASTAVHVMLEIIEKCFPQHVKEWEPKIKEMIPSHGVSLMENPELLDKIQTSTAVTLGLSEKELVFS from the coding sequence ATGAACAACAGCGAAACTAAAACAGATGTCATTTTAATTGGCGCCGGAATCATGAGTGCGACTTTAGGGACAATTTTGAAAGAATTAGTACCGGAATGGGAAATTACAGTGTTTGAGAAGCTTGCAAATGCTGGAGAAGAAAGCTCAAATGAATGGAATAATGCGGGAACGGGGCATGCGGCACTCTGCGAGCTTAACTACACGGTTGAAAAACCAGACGGATCGTTAGACATTAGCAAAGCTATCAATATTAATGAGCAGTTCCAGCTCTCAAGACAATTTTGGTCTTATCTTGTAAACCGTAATCTGATTCGCAATCCGCAGGACTTTATCATGCCAATCCCTCATATGAGTTTAGTGCAGGGAGAACAGGATGTAGCCTTTTTGAAAAAACGGTTTAAAGCGCTTTCGGACAATCCACTGTTTAAGGGGATGGAGTTTTCTGAGGACCATGACAAACTGATAGAATGGATTCCGCTGATCATGGAAGGCCGAACATTGAGCGAACCGATTGCGGCTACAAAAATCGACTCTGGAACAGATGTCAACTTTGGTGCATTAACACGCATGTTGTTTGATCACTTAGAGGGTAAAAACGTCAAGATTAACTATGAGCATAGTGTGGAGGATATTAAACGTACGGACGATGGCTCATGGGAATTAAAAGTGTGGAACATGGCTACCGGTAATATCGAACGCCATGCGGCAAAATTCGTATTCATCGGCGGAGGCGGCGGTTCCTTACATTTACTGCAAAAAACGGGTATTCCTGAGTCCAAACATATTGGAGGATTCCCTGTAAGCGGAATCTTTATGGTGTGTAATGATCCAGAAGTTGTATCGCAGCACCATGCAAAAGTATACGGCAAGGCTAAGGTGGGTGCTCCACCAATGTCTGTTCCGCATCTTGACACAAGATATATTGATGATAAAAAATCGTTACTATTTGGACCATTTGCCGGTTTCTCACCTAAATTCTTAAAAACCGGTTCCAATATGGATTTAATCACTTCCGTAAAACCGAATAATGTTCTAACGATGTTGGCGGCAGGAGCCAAACAGATGCCGCTAACAAAATATTTGATTCAGCAAGTAATGTTATCAAAAGAACAACGCATGGAGGAGCTACGTGAGTTTATCCCGAATGCTAAAAGTGAGGATTGGGATTTAGTAGTAGCCGGCCAGCGTGTTCAAGTGATCAAGGATACTGAAGCAGGGGGCAAAGGCACGCTACAATTTGGCACGGAAGTAATTACTGCGGCAGATGGCTCGATTGCAGCATTATTAGGGGCTTCACCGGGTGCTTCTACTGCCGTTCACGTGATGCTTGAGATCATTGAAAAGTGCTTCCCGCAACACGTGAAAGAGTGGGAACCGAAAATTAAAGAAATGATTCCTTCTCATGGTGTTTCACTAATGGAGAACCCAGAGCTTCTGGACAAGATTCAAACCTCAACGGCAGTGACACTTGGTCTAAGTGAAAAAGAACTGGTCTTTAGTTAA
- a CDS encoding LemA family protein, with translation MKKGWIGIGIVVGIIVIFGLMFMSSYNGFVNLEENVDQSHAQIENQLQRRLDLIPNLVSTVKGYASHEKEVIASISDARARLAGANTPQEEATANAELSGALSRLLVVVENYPNLKADQQFTQLMDELAGTENRIAVARKDYNDQVAEFNKKVKRMPGSIIAGIAGFDEKEYFKADPKAGEAPKVDFGGNG, from the coding sequence TTGAAAAAAGGATGGATAGGAATTGGCATTGTGGTCGGCATCATTGTTATTTTTGGCCTCATGTTCATGTCCAGCTATAATGGCTTTGTCAATCTGGAAGAAAACGTGGATCAGTCACATGCTCAAATCGAAAATCAGCTGCAAAGAAGGCTGGATTTAATCCCAAACTTAGTGAGTACCGTAAAAGGATATGCGTCACATGAAAAAGAAGTAATCGCCTCAATCTCAGATGCGCGTGCCCGACTTGCCGGTGCCAACACGCCGCAGGAGGAAGCGACAGCCAATGCTGAATTATCAGGTGCTTTAAGCCGATTACTCGTGGTGGTTGAAAATTACCCAAATCTGAAAGCGGATCAGCAGTTTACTCAATTAATGGATGAACTTGCTGGAACTGAGAATCGTATTGCCGTAGCCCGGAAGGATTATAATGATCAAGTAGCAGAATTTAATAAAAAGGTAAAAAGAATGCCGGGATCGATTATTGCGGGAATTGCCGGGTTCGATGAAAAGGAATATTTTAAAGCGGATCCTAAAGCCGGGGAAGCACCAAAGGTTGACTTTGGGGGCAATGGATAA
- a CDS encoding VOC family protein, whose product MEKFHQKPNLYVGEVNINVKNLDYSVTFYQNIMGFQVLDKTDRKAVLTVNGKTPLLTLEQPDDVMSKTVNTSGLYHFAILLPSRADLSVFLRHLVQTGYPLGAADHYVSEALYLNDPDGNGIEVYRDRPSSEWTWKNDLVEMATEQLDAQGILAESDAEWNGLPSETIMGHIHLHVGDLKKAEEFYTKGLGFDVVSYYPQAAFLSTGGYHHHIAINTWQGVGAPPPPPNSVGLNWYTLVFPNEAARETVINQLHQVGAAVKEETDFYVTSDPSGNQIQLVVK is encoded by the coding sequence ATGGAGAAATTTCACCAAAAACCAAACCTATATGTCGGTGAGGTAAATATTAATGTAAAAAACCTAGACTATTCAGTGACTTTTTATCAAAATATCATGGGTTTTCAGGTGTTGGACAAAACGGATCGTAAAGCGGTCTTAACGGTGAATGGGAAAACCCCTCTATTAACACTGGAACAGCCTGATGATGTTATGTCGAAGACAGTGAATACCTCTGGTCTGTACCATTTTGCGATTTTGCTGCCATCAAGGGCAGATTTATCTGTATTTTTACGGCATTTGGTTCAGACAGGGTATCCATTAGGCGCAGCCGACCATTATGTAAGCGAAGCGTTATACCTGAATGATCCAGACGGAAATGGAATTGAAGTATACCGAGATCGTCCCTCTTCTGAGTGGACATGGAAAAACGATCTAGTGGAAATGGCGACTGAGCAGCTGGACGCACAAGGAATTTTGGCGGAAAGTGATGCAGAATGGAATGGTCTCCCTTCTGAGACTATTATGGGTCATATTCATCTGCATGTAGGTGACCTTAAAAAGGCAGAAGAATTTTACACAAAAGGGCTTGGGTTTGATGTGGTTAGTTATTATCCCCAGGCGGCATTTTTGTCCACCGGCGGGTATCATCACCATATTGCGATCAATACATGGCAGGGAGTGGGAGCACCTCCACCGCCGCCAAATAGTGTGGGTTTAAACTGGTACACACTTGTCTTTCCTAATGAAGCTGCAAGAGAGACCGTGATCAACCAACTACATCAAGTTGGCGCCGCGGTTAAGGAAGAAACAGATTTTTATGTAACGAGTGATCCCTCGGGAAATCAAATTCAATTAGTGGTTAAATAG
- a CDS encoding sigma 54-interacting transcriptional regulator, with protein MNIGLEAIPQGWHEQIINLLAERIVVTNREGIILYINDAYCEFLGTTVEEAVNRPVQDVIENTRMHIVAKTGQKELAAVHPINGSEMVANRFPLIVEGEIVGTLGTVMFRSPEEWQMYKTKIQNLADELTYYKTRVEKDLKGKYHFHDLIGNSAPFLAAKKLAERISASNSSVLLIGESGTGKELFAHAIHGSSMRRALPFVAINCASIPEHLLESELFGYEDGAFTGAKRGGKKGQFELANNGTLFLDEIGDMPLTMQSKLLRVLQEKEVLRVGGQKAIPVDVRIIAATHRDLEKLVVKGTFRQDLYYRLNVIKIEIPPLKERKEDIPLISINLLKKLAGKFYRKGIAISPEVEQRLMEHSWPGNIRELENVLERAINVLDGKTIEVSHLPLYLRDQEWKGSDLNNMSGKNPEDDVLLPITPLKEKLAMVEKETILQALTVTNGNKQEAAKLLEIGKTRFYEKCKMYNIN; from the coding sequence ATGAACATAGGATTGGAAGCGATACCACAGGGTTGGCACGAGCAAATTATTAATCTATTAGCTGAACGAATCGTTGTGACCAATCGTGAAGGGATTATTCTTTATATAAATGACGCGTATTGTGAGTTTCTAGGAACAACCGTGGAAGAGGCCGTCAACCGACCTGTTCAAGACGTGATTGAAAACACACGTATGCACATCGTCGCCAAAACTGGCCAAAAAGAGCTGGCGGCCGTTCATCCGATCAATGGAAGTGAAATGGTTGCAAATCGCTTTCCGCTAATAGTAGAGGGGGAAATTGTAGGCACCTTAGGGACCGTTATGTTTCGCAGTCCTGAGGAATGGCAGATGTATAAAACAAAGATTCAAAATCTAGCAGATGAATTAACCTATTATAAAACAAGGGTGGAAAAGGATTTAAAAGGTAAATATCATTTTCACGATTTAATTGGAAACAGTGCGCCATTTCTTGCTGCAAAAAAATTAGCAGAACGGATTTCTGCCAGCAACTCTTCTGTTTTACTGATAGGGGAGTCAGGCACCGGTAAAGAATTGTTTGCCCATGCCATCCATGGCAGCAGCATGCGCCGGGCACTACCGTTTGTTGCCATCAACTGTGCCTCGATTCCGGAGCATCTGCTAGAATCGGAATTATTCGGTTATGAGGACGGCGCATTTACTGGAGCAAAAAGGGGCGGAAAAAAGGGACAGTTTGAGTTGGCGAACAATGGCACCCTTTTTCTTGATGAAATCGGCGATATGCCCCTTACCATGCAAAGTAAACTATTAAGAGTGTTGCAGGAAAAAGAAGTACTGCGAGTCGGCGGACAAAAAGCCATTCCTGTCGATGTACGAATCATAGCTGCAACACATAGGGATTTAGAGAAACTGGTAGTGAAAGGAACGTTTCGTCAGGATTTATATTACCGGTTAAATGTCATTAAAATCGAGATCCCCCCATTGAAAGAACGTAAAGAGGATATTCCACTCATTTCAATAAACCTTTTGAAAAAGTTAGCAGGGAAGTTTTACCGTAAAGGGATTGCCATTTCTCCAGAAGTGGAACAACGGCTCATGGAACATTCATGGCCAGGTAACATTCGTGAGCTTGAGAACGTGCTTGAACGGGCTATTAATGTTCTAGATGGCAAAACAATCGAAGTGTCCCACCTCCCCTTATATTTACGGGATCAGGAATGGAAGGGAAGCGACCTAAACAATATGAGTGGTAAAAACCCTGAGGATGACGTTCTGTTACCGATAACACCGTTAAAGGAAAAGCTAGCCATGGTTGAAAAAGAAACCATTTTACAGGCATTGACCGTTACGAATGGAAATAAACAGGAAGCAGCCAAGCTTTTGGAGATAGGGAAGACCCGTTTTTATGAGAAATGCAAAATGTACAATATTAACTAG
- a CDS encoding L-cystine transporter, with protein sequence MNTFLIIVNVAVLLLLILGLFMMQRKHVSFSKRVFTALGLGIIFGFVIHLIYGTTHEVTTGSIDWFNVVGFGYVKLLQMVVMPLVFISIVGAFTKLKLTKNIGKISFLVIGILLGTTAISAAIGIGSALGFGLDGIHLSEGDAEKARNDQLVERVAGIENMTLPQQIVELIPSNPFQDLTGARPTSTIAVVIFAAFIGIAYLGVRRKDPEHADLFAKIIDTFYSITMRVVTLILRLTPYGILAIITKVTATSDYAAIAKLGKFVIASYVALILMFIVHLLLISFAKLSPVNYVKKAMPTLTFAFTSRTSAGTLPMTIKTQTKDFGVSEGIANFAGSFGLSIGQNGCAGIYPAMLAVMVAPAAGIDPTSISFILTLILVVAISSFGVAGVGGGATFAALIVLSVMNLPVAIVGLLISVEPLIDMGRTALNVSGAMTAGVLTSKATGDIETDIYQQPNIVEA encoded by the coding sequence GTGAATACTTTTCTTATTATCGTGAATGTTGCTGTATTACTATTGCTCATTTTAGGTTTATTCATGATGCAAAGGAAGCATGTTTCGTTTTCAAAACGTGTGTTCACTGCATTGGGGTTAGGTATTATTTTTGGCTTTGTTATTCATTTAATATACGGAACAACACATGAAGTTACTACAGGTTCAATCGATTGGTTTAACGTTGTAGGGTTCGGTTACGTTAAGCTTTTACAAATGGTTGTCATGCCGCTTGTCTTCATTTCGATTGTAGGTGCCTTTACTAAATTAAAGTTGACGAAGAACATCGGAAAAATAAGCTTCCTTGTGATTGGAATCCTGCTTGGAACCACCGCTATTTCCGCAGCCATCGGTATTGGATCTGCGCTTGGATTTGGTCTAGATGGCATTCATCTCAGTGAGGGTGATGCCGAGAAAGCACGTAATGACCAGTTAGTGGAACGAGTGGCGGGCATCGAAAATATGACCCTGCCGCAACAAATTGTTGAATTAATTCCTAGTAATCCGTTTCAAGATCTAACGGGAGCGCGTCCGACATCGACAATCGCGGTTGTCATTTTTGCAGCCTTTATTGGGATTGCCTACCTTGGTGTGAGGCGGAAGGATCCGGAGCATGCGGATTTATTTGCCAAAATTATTGATACATTTTACTCGATTACCATGAGGGTGGTTACCCTGATTCTTCGCCTTACCCCATACGGAATTTTGGCTATCATAACCAAGGTGACAGCAACAAGTGATTATGCGGCCATTGCAAAATTAGGCAAGTTTGTTATTGCCTCTTATGTGGCGCTCATCCTCATGTTCATTGTTCATTTACTTCTCATTTCATTTGCAAAACTAAGCCCTGTGAATTATGTGAAAAAAGCCATGCCAACCTTAACGTTTGCCTTTACTTCACGTACAAGTGCAGGGACACTGCCGATGACAATCAAAACACAAACGAAGGATTTCGGAGTATCTGAGGGAATAGCGAACTTTGCCGGGTCATTTGGACTTTCGATCGGCCAAAATGGCTGTGCCGGAATATATCCGGCGATGTTAGCAGTCATGGTTGCACCAGCTGCTGGCATTGACCCGACAAGTATATCCTTTATTCTTACTCTGATTCTAGTCGTAGCAATTAGTTCATTTGGAGTGGCCGGTGTTGGTGGCGGGGCCACCTTCGCAGCCTTAATCGTATTATCGGTCATGAATCTTCCGGTTGCGATTGTTGGTTTATTGATCTCGGTTGAGCCGCTAATTGACATGGGTCGAACAGCCCTGAACGTCAGTGGTGCCATGACTGCAGGCGTCCTAACAAGCAAAGCAACAGGAGATATCGAAACAGACATTTACCAACAACCCAATATCGTAGAAGCCTAA
- a CDS encoding DedA family protein, with product MMEYLNSLIEHFGYFGIILALFGGIVGLPIPDEVLLTYVGYTVFAEQMAFLPSLFCAFIGACSGITISFILGIKLGIPFLHKFGPKIHITETRVERTRLLFNKLGPFLLFIGFFIPGVRHITAYLAGINRYSYKKFTLFAYLGAAIWCFTFITLGRLLGENWMHVEAYLSRYSIYLILLLLLGFIIIYSYRRKKRILKNASS from the coding sequence ATGATGGAGTATTTGAATTCCCTTATTGAGCATTTTGGCTATTTTGGAATCATTTTGGCTTTATTCGGTGGTATTGTTGGCCTGCCCATCCCTGATGAGGTTCTGCTGACATATGTGGGCTATACTGTTTTTGCCGAACAAATGGCTTTTCTGCCTTCACTTTTCTGTGCTTTTATTGGGGCATGCAGCGGAATTACGATTAGCTTTATTTTAGGTATCAAATTAGGAATACCCTTTTTACATAAATTCGGTCCTAAAATTCATATCACTGAAACTAGGGTTGAGAGAACAAGGCTATTATTTAACAAATTAGGTCCTTTCCTACTCTTCATTGGCTTTTTCATTCCTGGGGTGCGGCATATTACTGCGTATCTTGCTGGGATCAACCGCTATTCCTATAAAAAATTCACCTTATTTGCTTATTTGGGAGCGGCTATCTGGTGTTTTACCTTTATCACTTTAGGCAGATTACTTGGTGAAAATTGGATGCATGTTGAAGCCTATCTTTCTCGGTATAGTATCTATTTAATCCTACTACTTCTTTTAGGGTTCATTATTATTTATTCCTATAGGAGAAAAAAAAGAATCCTAAAAAATGCTTCATCGTGA